In the Populus nigra chromosome 2, ddPopNigr1.1, whole genome shotgun sequence genome, tagaaacaaaaattgaatattGCAGAGAACATGTCAGAGGAGCATCCGAGAATTACAAGgaccttttaattaaaaaaaaaacagcatggTTTACtaaaagtttcttttttaaaaaatgaattacaagCCTCGAGGTAGAATAGAATGCTACTCAATGTTTCTTAATATATAACActtattaaatgattattgcTTTATTATAAATGATGAGTGCTGATGAAAAtttgttagatttatttttttattacgagAGGCTCGGGGAGCAATATTTATATCTTGTAAAGGTGTCAATGAGATAGCACATGTCCTGGCTATTAATATACTTGATTCGTGTCGTACTAAGCTTCAGGAGGTTAGGAGATCGAGCGTCTATAAACAACCTTAACAGAAGATGAGATCACTTATACTAAATGTTTCCGAAACATGAAGTTAGGGAGACAGGCTCGTCCATGAGCATTTTAGGCTCATCTACAagctcaagctcatttatttttgATGCTGATCTTTACATAGGCATTACATACCTGTTTTTAAGTTGAATGAGTTAGGGTTTTGTCTACGAGTGCTCTCCAAGCTTGTCCAAgaaatatgatgatttttagaTACCGTTAGATTGTATACTTTAATGTTTCAGAAAGAATTATaaactcaataaattcaattttttttaaaaaaactgccAATTAATGGCTATTTCCCTGCCTTGGCTGCCCTAGCTACCTTCATAGTACGTTCTAGGCACAATTTGTATACATGGCATTGtctctaattaatttataattaacgaGCAGTTGTTTATGTGTAAGTCACGCGAAGGAGCTGTACTGATACTGAATAATCACACCCTTTTTGCTATCATCCATTTTAATTACAGATAGAAGAAGTGTCATAAAATTCATCGGATACATCATAGTACTGTACAGGTTCAGAGCAAGTTCTACACATCCCATGCAATACCATGCATGAAATAATTGAGACTTCATTAAGAGTTAACGAGTGAGAGAGAAATATTAGCCAGTAGTGCTGGATTTAAATCGTATTTTGACTAATTAATTACATATTGCAGTGCTCGAAATCATAGCGATCATTTTGGACGAGGGGTTGTAAGGGTGGAAAGATTAAAGTTGTTGAGTAGCGTGGAAGGACGAAGGGGAAAAGCCATTTTATCAGGATAAAAGAAGCTCTCAGATCACTTGCAAGGAAAGACAGAGAGAGCACTTTTGACTATTTGAGTGCTTTGGTAGGTTTGggagctctttttttcttctgcttAAAAGTGAACAGAGGGAATATCACAGATATAATGTGCCGACTTCTGCCATTTGTGTTCATGGTTAACAAGGCACACATTATATTAATATGGTCATCCAGCTAAtatcatgtttaattttattcctctctttttcttggtcATGATTTGCATGGAAATTAAGACCATGCATGCACTATATATGAAGctaattagaaatattttttcgtCAATAATTGAGGGTAATCGTCGTTCAAATTTAGAGCAGACAGTCTTTCTTAATCGTAAACTTCACTCATCTTAGGTATGAACGAGATTAGaaagatatttgattatttagttttcagttcaaataataatattgctaATCTGTTTTCTTAATCTTAAATATTTCCCACAGTAAGAACACCCTATAGTAGTGGCAAGTACTTGAATGGCAGTAACAGCTACGAGAAATGTTTTAACCCAGTATTTCTTTGGGAATTTTCTACCCCCGTGTGCtagtttagtaaaaaaaaaattattgtgctGGTATGGCGAGAAATTACTGTATTTCTTTGGATGAAATAGGAATCCAAACATAATGATGCCACCTTTTAATGTAACATAAATCTCAAACCATTTCAACAAATCAACAAGTTACTCCTGATATGATCCaaggtttatttatatataatcgaaacataaaaattattaatttgatattttcataattgAAAAGAGGTTAGCCAAACATGCCCTAAATTTAACTGACAGCAACCATCTTAAGAGTCCACTCCTCGCAGAGACATAAAAGGCCAATCACCATCATCGCTCCACACTTCGCTTCAGCCAGTCATTATTTGTACACTTTGGATACAAATGTGTGGAAACCAGAGCCCAAAGCAGGAATTATGCAAAGTGTACGTTGAATTGACATATCCTTTCCAAgccaacttatttttcttacCTTGAGTGTTGATGACCCCTCTCTTTCGTTGTATCAGCCAGTCCTGAAAAAAACCTGACTGTCCCTTTTCCGTTGGGAGATACTTGACATGGTCCCTTTTCTGCTGCAGTTTCCACCATCAGGATAGGGCCATGACTTTATAATAAGTTGCATTCAAAGCCATAAAACTCACAAAGGGTGCTCCAAAACCAATAGGATTATTGCACACACTCCTTGGTTACAGGGTTTTTTTTCACCAACCCAATGGATAAAGGAAAACCTTATGTGGCATTGCCAAGTTAATGAAATCTAGTGCAATGTCAGATGTGTCAGTTTATGGATAAACTAACAAGGGAAAATTAAATGCAACAGATCAGACACCAGAGAGAAGCCAAAGCCAGCTTCTCAGCATCCAAGGCTACACGTGGGTACCAAAACCCATCTTTTCCGCATCCAAAAGAGTTGAAACAAGAGTGAATGAGAAAACACCAGTACTAATGCAATTCCAAACTTAACCTAAGCAGTAAAGCATATAGATCCATAAATAGAAAATTCGGTACTGGAAATTCTGTACAAGTAGTAGTAGTAGAAGCGCAATTAAGAAAGAACACAAGGGGGACAAAATTTTCCGGCTGCCTAAATTTATGTCTGTTTGTACAAAACGAACCAGAGATTTCCACTACCGGTAACATCTCAAGAAACTTGTTTATAGCAACCAATTATTTAGCAGCTCAATGCCTCGAATTTCATTGGGATTGGACGGCTAAACCCACCTTGTGATAGCAAATTCCCGACTGCAGCAAGGTCGCGGCAAAACACCCCTTGAAAGACAGGTGCAGCGGTGCTCCCTGCAGATGCAGATGACACTTTATTGTCATTCCAATTGATCCTATCAGAACCAGAAATCTCCACAGCAGATGGGTTCGATTGCATTTTGGCATTTTGTGTTGTTTGTTGTGCTTGAATTGCTGCTGCTTGAGCTGCTTGCAAAGCAGCTGcagctttctttctttgcttctcTCCAACCTCTTCATCCATGATTGTTGACATCACGTTAGAATAACCCTTTTGAAGCAATCTATAGAGCAACAAGGCAGACATTTTTGCACGGTCTTTTACTGAATCAAGATCCCTATCATCTGCAAACTCGCACctctcaataaaatttatagatttGTCAGGCTTGTGCCTCAAACTCAATAATAAATGAGCTCTCTCTAATTCGGATCTCGAACACCCACGCCTCAATCCAATCAAAGCATAATAATCAACATTTCCAGTCTCCCCAGAAGCAACTCTCTGCTTCAATTCTTGAATCTTGGTAGACAATGCACAAAGTTTACCTGGAATCTCCCTGTACCCAACATTATGCCGCTTCCAAGCAGGACCTGGTAGCTTCCTGTCCCGCAGGATTGAATTATACAATAGTTTCAAGTGCTCCAGATCATGTAAACAATCAGGCAAGCAGCGTATTGTTTCTAGAAGAGAAGCTCTTGTATCAAGTGCCTGAATGCAGGTGGGGTCTAAAGCTAAAGTCTTGTTGCAATCAGCAATGGACTCTGCAATTCTTCCTGATGCTTTATATGCAAAAGCTCTATGCATATAGCATTCAGCAAGGAATCCCTGTGGAGCCCCACGTCGGCCTTCCACGATCTTGGTGAAGTGGCGGATGGCCTCAGAGAAAAGGCCAGCGTGCAGGGCTGCCAAAGCGGCTGTGCGGCGGCGAAGAAGGAGCTTGATGTGGGCAAGGAGTTGTGGGATGCTTTCGGATTCGGTTAAATTTCTCGGTGGGGTCGGTGGGGCTGTCGATGTGGATATATCACTAGAGACTGGAAAGTTGGAGAAAGAGAAGCTGTCCTCTGACCAAGAAATGCTTTCACGGCGGAATGCAGCAGTTGTCAGGCGTTTTCCGGTCTGGAGAAGCACCATGGCATCCTCCATTAGACCTAGATGGCAACAAGCTTGACCTAAAACCAAGTACCTGTAACAATATTGGATAATGATCgagttagtaattttttttcattttcaagttATTAACCTGTTTGACTGGTAGATTTTGGAGTGTTTTACCAAACTAATCAAGACCTCAAGTTATAATTCAACTCCGGTTTTTTAATCAGtcaattataaaagaaaatactaattaattgCAATCGATTACAACCTAGTAAAATAGAAtagaataaatactataatgaTTTAGGCAAATGCACAGCTAGCCATCGTggtttttttctacttttgacCTCAAAAGATGACCAAATCATGTTAAAACATGGCAAGCCGTGTGCCATTCATTAGATTAGCCTTTATGAGAAAAGATAACATTTTCTTTGGGAGAATCAGTCAAGTTccgagaaaaagaaaacaccttTGTTAAGGaggttaaaagttaaaacaaattCACTTATGGCTACCACCTCCGTGtcctagaagaaaaaaaaagatagggaagaaaaaaacatggctGCCTGTGCATTTACTCAAACCAAATAGAAACATATTCACCGATCTAGACAATAAATAACGTCATTGAGAGTTAAACCGGACACTACAATGTTAAAAACGAAACAGAGACCGAGGAATTTACCTCCATTGCCCTTCTTTATCGCAGTTTTTACAGAGTCCGGCCATCACTTTCTTCTTCAGGTCGGAAACAGAAAAACACTTGAAACTTGGATCAGTTTTCTCAGAAGGCAACAAGTTAACTCGCTCTCTTGAAAGCTGTTGGGAAGAGCTATCAGAAGCAGAAATTGAGCCCGAATCGTCGTTTGCCATTTTAAGGCTAGGAATGTAGTCCTGAAGCATATCAGCCACGTCCTTGAATCGCCTAAGATAAAGCAAAGATCTTGCTTTGAGCTCTAGAGCCACTTCAAAGCGAGGAGATAGTGCAAGTGCCGCGTCTAGAAGGTTAAGAGCGGACGCAATCTCGCTCTTTTCTTGGCTTGCAATCAGGTTTCTTGCATCCTTAATGTACTTGTCCACAATCTGTATTATCACACCAAAGTACACGCATTACAACATTAACTTTCACACGAGGAATATATATGATGAAGGGGGAAAAAAGACCTCAAATGAGAAGAACCCATTTGAGAAAGAGATCAAATCAAGCGTAATAAATGAAATGTAAAGCCAATTACAATGTCAAACAGAGATCCTCTTGATCAAGAGTCAGGGTGTTAACCATTACCTTTCGGTTGCTAAGCCACCAGTGCTTCTTTTCATTCCCACTAAGACAAGGAGAAGTAGAGGTGGTCATGGTTGTTATTTTActagttgaagaagaagaatcaacCATCAACaactccctctctctttctaaGTCAggctctctctatctctctcaaagcacatatattttttttggttgtaaAATATAAAGGAGAAGAGATATATATAGCAAGGGAATGAAATAGAGAGAGGGAAAATGGGAACAGAgtggagagagggagggagagggagggtTGATCTTTggatttaaaatcttttttgtgtttcaagCGTATTGTAAAATAAGATAGAGAAGCTCGGCTGGTTTATAGctacgagagagagagagagagagagaggcccTGGCCTGGCcttcaaggaaaagaaaaaaatattttgccagCTTTGACCTCAGAGAAAGCTTTGATCCTTCAACTTCATAGCTGGCACCCCACCAAgagattctctctctcttcattaTGGCTATGTGACCTATAACACTATATGCATtaccctatatattttttttaaaaaaaaaacaaagcaattttATAACgaatttttaatctaaaatttgtCAACCATTAATTCCacttcaatgtatttttaacttaaatagttgttgtttttttaatattatcaaagaaatcatagatttaatttttaataaaattataaacattgaatttatttaaattcaatataGAAAGAGATCACAGCCTACCACACCTTCTTCCTCTCctttaacagtttttttttcaaaattattttatcttttattttttaaaaattatttttttatttttaaattattttaatatgataatgcaaaaaaattatttttaatgtatttccatttataaaaaaataataattttaaaaacaatcattattacAATATATTATGAATGTTTATTAAGTATTATATTCGTTGTTGTTATATttgaatgtattttaaaattgtgtttagtttaattaaaatattaaattgatatcaaatggtgattttatataatattgatgtattatattaaaaataaaaatattttaatatatttaaaaaagattactgtgtaaaattataattcacaccATAATCCTATAAAGAAAAATTGTCAACTGGGTGTAAACGGTGATGTTCATGATTGTTACAGGGTATAGACGGTCACCCATCACGGGTCCTCCGTCCTCGGGTTCGACTACAGGGGGGTTGAAAGAAAGGATGAGAAGCCAACAAATTGCCCCAAAAGGTAAGCAAGTAAAGATGGTGTAAAATCTCTacagttatttatttttgttctccTTCGATGTACCCATTTGCCCTCTTGTCCTGAAGAAACCTCAGGGAgagctctttttttattattttttttcgttcAATGAATTTATTATATACCTACCAAAAATGGACCAAATAGGTGTTGGCCTTCACAGTTTCTACAGCGGTACCGTATTGCAGATTTACCAGCGGATTCTTTTAACTAATGCCTGAGAAAGTGGTCGATTGCAGTAGTTACAGGCAATCGGCAAGATCGACCATGCCGGAGCTTCCTGGCTCTTCCAATCTGTATTTTACTGTGTCCTCCATGCTCATATTAGCACTCTCAATGCTCTGTATTTGGTTCGTTTCTTGTTTTTGCAATGCAAAAATAATGATCAGAGCACTAGTTCGTTGCTGCACTTATTAGGCAATTCCCCTCTCCGCGACATCAATCCATCATATTTATGATAGTTTTCAGCCATGTTTAATTGAATATGAGGAAGCCACTTACATTTTTCTCGCCACCAaacatttttattggttttattaactttattctctGTTGTGTTTGGAAACTcagtttaaattatattttataaatattttatgtttttaaatagttttaatttactgaagttaaaaaaataaataatctgtCTTGTTTGCAAACGGGATCGCACTAACTGAGGGGGGATTAGAAAGATGGCAGGTGTTTGATGGCAATTATTTGAAGAGCGAGGAGGAACTAGTGGTGCTGCTGAAGCGTCCTTGTAAGGAGGAGAAGGTGACTGACTCTTCTCTCGCAAGGCACGGGAATAATGCTTTTCTTGAGGGGCTTCGCTTTGCTTTTTATTTCACTCACATTGATTAATGAATGCACATGAATATGGATAGCAGCCAGATGGGTTTGTCCTAAAGGCTCCTTCCCTTGGACCCCGCCGCATCAGGCCCGCAATCCCTCCTGGTGGAGGACAGTTCCTACAAGCTTGGCGCCTACCCCAATTCTCGTGCCACGTCACCATGATTCGCCGCCTGTCTCCACGTGGCTTGCCTTGATGTCAGGTCCCACCTAGCAAGTGGACGCCTTCATTTTCCAGATTCAGCTAGATGTTGCAGACAAATGACATTGTCCTGCACTTTTGCTTTCGAGACCTCGAATTATTCAAAATCATGGAATATACggatatcaataaaaattattttttgtgtttttatttaaaaatattatttttaatataaacatattaaaacaattttaaaatatataaaaaatcaaattttggtgAAACTCTTGTTGAAACACCAACAAATTTAAACAGAAAAACGCACTTTATTTACCCAGAGGACAGAGTTTGAGtgaaaatttatattagttGTGTCAATTCGAACCAATGGAGACTTGAGGGCCCGTGCCCTAAGGTGCACTTGATATATcagctttttttgttttcaaagatcaataccaaaaaaataaaacaaaaggcaagAAAAAATGGATCCAACGTTGAGCCGTCCCTTGATTGTTTAGAAATCTATTATAGaatagaattaaaattatattttacttccATCATCATAATCTTTCAATCAAGTTTCATAGGACAGCCCTCCAATTCCTATCTTCaatgttagagagagagagagagagatggtaaAGCATAGGGGGGGATTCGCCATAAACCTTGGAGTCAGTTGAGTTATGATGATTTTCAAGAAGAACATGCTTTGCAACCTCAATCTAATAAATTTGAGAATCTGCTTCCAATCTAGCTGACTCGCAGGCCGTAACACGagagcttttatatatatatatatatatatatatatatatatatatatatatatagaaagaggGGTCCTTGCCAAGTACGAGACTATTGCAGCtggatatttttagtttgatttgatttttattaaaaaaattaattaaattaaaaataaaatttattcaaaccAATTAGTTTCGGTttagttcggttttttagaataaaaaccagttcaaaccggtttggctttgttttttctggtttgactcgatttttttcaatttgaatttagtttggttcggtttggttttaggcttataaaaccaaacccGAACCCAACTgaccagtttttttaaaattttaattaattttttttattgttcaatttttttaattatttttttctaattttctcgattttttattttttttctcacccgtAATAGCTAGTGACAAGAATTATTATACTTGGGTTTATTTTTACGAGAAATCATCCATATGACAGAGTCTCCCTCCCGAGTCCATAAATTTaatggttaaatttttttaacgaagtttttcataaaattagagCGTGTAACTAGTGTTGAAGGCACAAAaccaaataaactaaattaattgattagtgTGATGAtggtaatataaaataaaaatgaattgaattttattgtttttaaatatttaaatttaatttatttattaattgaattcaaattaaatattataattaaatttaattacaataaagaatTGGTTTAGATAACATGTTAAAAGATTGTGACCCTTGTGTAGAGGTAAACcacctaaaaagaaaatattcaatAGAAAAGTTTTGAATTGGGGTTTCCAAGAAATCtttttttcaacataattttgtgctcatgtttattgtttttttttcccatctatattagttttttttttctaatttgttgatTTCTACTAGCAAGTCCGTTTGATTACTTGTTATttgttgattggtttttttattcaattttattttaacaacttTATGTTTTTGCAAGGAAACTTATTTGAGGTGTATTTGAGGctatataaacttttaaacatgttagaaaaaaaaaccctatctaactaaaaataataaaagacatACAAGCCTCTAAATATGATTATAATTACATTACactataacatatactaaatcGCTAGGTATTTCCCTGTAGCAATTCAtgataattaattcttttaccccaatttattttcttttttcaatggcAGCATTCTATACCTAATTTCATGATACACTTGTCAACATTTGTGAAGGAGagacaaagttaaaaaaaaaggaccggAAAAATTTTGTAACACTCCGAgccttttaatataatttattcgTTTCTAATAACCAACTACAAGAAAATggggtaaatatttttttttaattatggtagtagagagagaaaatagttGTTTACActtattttaataacaaaaaaaaataattttgatatcaataagTTCATTTTAATAGATAGAGTTTATCCTATGTATTTTTTCCTTGACCTTTCCCAATTTAGTAGACCTGAGCCTAACAATAGTTTTGATTCTGAGTTTTTGGGTCAATTTATTAATGGTCTGagatcataaatatattttataaggtttttatattttttttagtttattggataaaaatataattaaaaaatgcatttgTTCTTCATCTAAAACATTACAGCTTGCCTTTTATCAATCTCTAGTCAGGACAAGTAACACGTCACTTGCTATTTATGTGTATATCaaagtaccaaaaaaaaaaaaactcaaaatatacaATTTTAATGTCTATCAAAAACATTCTAATAATCTATGTAAGAACAACAGCCGAAAAAAGAAATGCTATTCTCCTCTCGTGTCATTTAGGACCTACAAACGTTAATGGGGACACCCGGTGTTCTGTCGGGGTCTACAAGGCTTGGTTTTTTCCATCAACGTTGATATTGCAGCTCTTATACAGCTAAGGATTCCAGGTTGGAGAGCTTGGGGAACTTATTATTCTGAATGAAGATTATCCAAATTCTAGGTGGAGGAGATAATCAATAAGGTGGCAAAAAAATACgtgtttaaaaatgtttttttatttgtaaatatatataaaaaatattttttaaaaaaattatttttaatatcatcattttaaaacaatgtgaaaatattaaaaagaataattaaaaaaaaacaaattaattttttttttaaaaaaaacaatttagccgCCAGTCCAGTTCAGGATCAATTCCATTCCATCTAAACTCATTTTCTTCcgatcatttctttttattatttattatttttcccggCCAGGGCAGGTGTCTTCTGAGGACTGGAGTCCatgcttgtttttattttgaaagaaaagggGCCAGGAATAGCTAAAACTGATGGGATTGGCTGTCCGCTACAGATTCAACTTGAAGAGCATACGTGTAAAGCACGTGAACACATGCTGTGTCTCCATCATCATTCAAAATGGAACTGCCACGTATAAATTATATGGGTCCGTACATATATAGGGCATTAAACTTACTTGTATAACTGCTGGTCCTGTTTTCTTCTCTAAATTCTTTCGACTCCACCACGCATAACCACCACAGGCTGTCATTCCTTATAATTGGcagttattaatttatttgcatATAATAGTTGTTAATGTTTAGATAGCGAAAACAGTATCAACAACTAACAGATCATAGTTCttattatgtttatatttattttcttcgtATAATTGGGAGGTTCGATTAATTGAAAGAATCCATCACTTGGTTtaaaccttcttcttcttttggtcACTGCTAaccaaactaattaattagaaggGTTATTGCCAAGGGAGAGTTGAGCACCTTCCCACCAATTAAGAGCTGGTTTGGTATTCTAgtagcaattattttttgaattattttttatttagaaatatgttaaaataatttttttatttttaaaaattgatttttgatatcaacatattaaaacgatataaaaacatcaaaaatatatttttactatcaAACAATCATCCCAACCAATAGCTTAAGCGGTTAGGTAAGAtcccaaaatatgatttatattattctctaaagCATCCCCTTAAGTGAAAGtcatttggacttgaaacttgtatagactcacattaccttgtgcgtaattattttttttattaaataaataatgataatgagattcgaactcatgaccgcttgatcattaaggctctgatactATATCGAAGAGTCATATCaactcaatagcttaaactattaggtaaaatctcaagatataatttatattattttttaacatttaaatgttaatatttttttgtgatgtTATTCTACAAGCATTGATTAAATATACCTGAATAATGTTCTGGTTGTGCCACACGTATTAGGCGAGTTGAACAGAATTCAGCAGAGTTTATGAGATTAATAATTCAAGACATCTAGAAATTAGTTGTTGAtcaaggttttaatttttttttcctagcgaGTTCTTATAACACCTGACCTAATTTTTTGTcctgtcatttttatttataaatatcggATAAATAATGCGGCAAAGCCTTGATTTCAAGACTGGGACTCACAGCTATGACAATCATGGGCACTCACCTGGATAATCTAACAGTTCTACGTACAATCATCAGCAATTTAATTAGGTGCCTCTCTCGtgtttctttttctcaaaaaataaaaataagtcaaGTCATTCTCTTAGCAGTTGCTATCATtatgaaatatcaataaataataatataaattataaaattttatttaataatataaatttttaagttaaatttatattttaatatgatatcaaaattttaatgatcAAGTGGTCACAAGTTCAAATTTCATcacccttatttatttgataaaaattaagtataatgtAATATGATtctgtgtaagtttcaagtttaaaaagctttcacttgagaagatatattaaagaataatataaatcatatctttagacctcacttaataatttatacttttgaattaaattggttttttttaacacaaacaaGCTATTTGCCATCACAATTATATCAATTCCTAACAACCTAGTCTCTTGAAATCCAATCAAATTCAGAATCAAAACTCCAAGTCCCACCGGAATAAACAAAAAGGGAATAG is a window encoding:
- the LOC133681475 gene encoding uncharacterized protein LOC133681475, producing MVDSSSSTSKITTMTTSTSPCLSGNEKKHWWLSNRKIVDKYIKDARNLIASQEKSEIASALNLLDAALALSPRFEVALELKARSLLYLRRFKDVADMLQDYIPSLKMANDDSGSISASDSSSQQLSRERVNLLPSEKTDPSFKCFSVSDLKKKVMAGLCKNCDKEGQWRYLVLGQACCHLGLMEDAMVLLQTGKRLTTAAFRRESISWSEDSFSFSNFPVSSDISTSTAPPTPPRNLTESESIPQLLAHIKLLLRRRTAALAALHAGLFSEAIRHFTKIVEGRRGAPQGFLAECYMHRAFAYKASGRIAESIADCNKTLALDPTCIQALDTRASLLETIRCLPDCLHDLEHLKLLYNSILRDRKLPGPAWKRHNVGYREIPGKLCALSTKIQELKQRVASGETGNVDYYALIGLRRGCSRSELERAHLLLSLRHKPDKSINFIERCEFADDRDLDSVKDRAKMSALLLYRLLQKGYSNVMSTIMDEEVGEKQRKKAAAALQAAQAAAIQAQQTTQNAKMQSNPSAVEISGSDRINWNDNKVSSASAGSTAAPVFQGVFCRDLAAVGNLLSQGGFSRPIPMKFEALSC